Proteins encoded within one genomic window of Lusitaniella coriacea LEGE 07157:
- a CDS encoding PEP-CTERM sorting domain-containing protein (PEP-CTERM proteins occur, often in large numbers, in the proteomes of bacteria that also encode an exosortase, a predicted intramembrane cysteine proteinase. The presence of a PEP-CTERM domain at a protein's C-terminus predicts cleavage within the sorting domain, followed by covalent anchoring to some some component of the (usually Gram-negative) cell surface. Many PEP-CTERM proteins exhibit an unusual sequence composition that includes large numbers of potential glycosylation sites. Expression of one such protein has been shown restore the ability of a bacterium to form floc, a type of biofilm.), with the protein MFKKSFRAVLTNQSSRAIVSAGAITLGVILVNPVQAQTVLSSINTGGDDMDGMRVLVEFLDGTFEEAIWGTTGVNAGGAFGTNWDLTFSGSTTFGIPWRFNATNPLKIASLTLNGAPGNTAFDDGSFPSTPGSARGQSFSVTSGQAPDTWQYSNPIDISAGDLWGTLSMNWLDGFMGTMRFVADTDNGTIRNPVTTTDVPEPVSTIALLGIASLGIISTRKRKQDPNA; encoded by the coding sequence ATGTTTAAGAAAAGTTTCCGTGCAGTTCTCACCAATCAATCTTCGCGCGCGATCGTTTCAGCAGGAGCAATTACCCTAGGAGTAATCCTAGTAAATCCCGTGCAAGCTCAAACCGTATTGAGCAGTATAAACACGGGGGGAGACGATATGGATGGAATGCGAGTCCTCGTAGAATTCCTGGATGGAACATTCGAGGAAGCCATTTGGGGGACAACAGGCGTTAACGCAGGAGGAGCTTTTGGAACGAACTGGGATTTGACCTTTTCCGGCTCCACAACCTTCGGCATTCCGTGGAGGTTTAATGCAACCAACCCTCTCAAAATTGCCTCGTTGACCCTTAACGGCGCTCCCGGAAATACAGCATTCGACGATGGTAGCTTTCCCAGTACTCCCGGCTCTGCTCGAGGTCAGTCGTTTAGCGTAACCTCCGGACAAGCTCCCGATACGTGGCAATACTCCAATCCCATCGATATTTCCGCCGGAGATCTGTGGGGAACGCTCTCAATGAACTGGCTCGACGGGTTTATGGGAACCATGCGGTTTGTTGCCGATACTGATAACGGCACTATCCGCAATCCAGTCACCACAACCGACGTACCAGAACCCGTCTCAACAATAGCGCTCTTAGGTATTGCGAGTTTAGGGATTATTTCCACCCGCAAGCGCAAGCAAGATCCCAACGCTTAG
- a CDS encoding ATP-binding protein, whose translation MSKIPKRISTALINALAAGVVPRIGLEHIAVGREREMAALCQDFANIGEGGAAFRFVVGRYGSGKSFLLQLLRNQAMEQGFVVADADLSPQLRLAGTKKQGVATYRELLKNMATRTHPNGGAIALILEKWISTILNQVARETGKHPGESDFDTQVELKIREVVDDLEGLVHGFDFASVIIAYWRGYREDNPQLKDGALRWLRGEFATKTEAKSVLGVRVIIDDETWYDYLKLFAKFVADLGYKGLIVLLDEAIHLYKIANTRSRQSNYDKLLAMFNDTIQGKAEHLGIAIGGTPQLLEDPRKGLYSDEAWRTRLAKSRFLKDGLQDTAAPAIYLEPLSPPEISQLLQRLSAVHAKHHQSKNPLTPPQIEIFKQEVTRRLGAETLITPREILRDFISLLNILQQNPQLTLEQLLDSQGFPSTLTEEQTDGEFAEFTL comes from the coding sequence ATGTCCAAAATTCCCAAACGAATCTCAACAGCTTTAATTAATGCACTAGCGGCGGGGGTGGTTCCCCGTATTGGATTGGAACACATTGCAGTGGGACGAGAACGAGAGATGGCTGCACTGTGCCAAGACTTTGCCAACATCGGCGAAGGGGGTGCGGCGTTTCGTTTTGTGGTGGGACGATATGGTTCGGGAAAAAGCTTTCTCCTGCAACTCCTGCGCAATCAAGCAATGGAACAAGGGTTTGTGGTTGCCGATGCGGATTTGTCGCCTCAATTGCGTTTGGCGGGAACGAAAAAGCAAGGGGTTGCGACGTATCGAGAGTTGTTGAAAAATATGGCAACTCGCACCCATCCGAATGGTGGCGCGATCGCGCTAATTTTGGAAAAATGGATTAGTACGATTCTCAACCAAGTCGCGCGAGAAACGGGAAAACATCCCGGAGAGTCCGACTTCGACACGCAAGTGGAACTCAAAATTAGGGAAGTCGTTGACGATTTGGAAGGATTGGTTCACGGTTTCGATTTTGCCAGCGTCATTATCGCCTACTGGCGAGGATATCGCGAGGATAACCCCCAACTCAAAGATGGTGCATTGCGATGGTTGCGCGGCGAATTTGCCACGAAAACGGAGGCAAAATCTGTCTTAGGGGTGCGGGTGATTATCGACGATGAAACCTGGTACGACTATCTCAAACTCTTCGCTAAATTTGTCGCGGATCTCGGCTATAAAGGGTTGATTGTACTGCTGGACGAAGCAATTCATCTCTATAAAATTGCCAACACGCGATCGCGCCAAAGCAATTACGATAAACTCTTAGCCATGTTCAACGACACCATACAAGGCAAAGCAGAGCATCTCGGCATTGCGATTGGCGGAACCCCACAACTCCTCGAAGATCCTCGCAAAGGACTCTATAGCGACGAAGCATGGCGCACTCGTTTAGCCAAAAGCCGCTTTCTCAAAGACGGACTGCAAGATACCGCCGCACCCGCCATCTATCTCGAACCCCTCTCTCCCCCGGAAATCTCCCAACTCTTACAGCGTTTGAGTGCCGTTCACGCCAAACACCATCAATCCAAAAACCCCCTTACACCCCCACAAATTGAAATCTTCAAACAAGAAGTCACCCGCCGTTTAGGTGCAGAAACCCTCATAACCCCGCGAGAAATCCTGCGAGACTTCATTAGCTTGTTGAATATCTTGCAACAAAATCCTCAACTCACCCTAGAACAATTGCTCGATAGCCAAGGTTTCCCATCGACTCTCACCGAAGAACAGACTGATGGGGAGTTTGCGGAATTTACGCTATAA
- a CDS encoding DUF389 domain-containing protein, whose product MRQLIPPQFSSLRQVFPVPPSDADSERLDREFEIDGSWNTNYIVLLVSSCAIATFGLISNSTAVIIGAMLVAPLMLPLRALAFAALEGNLRLFRKAAIAIVAGTAISILLSGLIGAIANIPTFGSEITSRTQPNLVDLGIAVAAGGISGFAKIRKGISDALAGTAISVALMPPLCVVGLAFSQKVWSFSQGAFLLYLTNLLGITVACMTVFTWFGYTKANRSFGLALAFTGVLFLPLGANFLQLLQQARLQAAIEKTLRNKTVTISQEGVELVDKRVNWSAKPVPIIYLLIDLDATDSDDAPEITPRQVGLVQELIVQEMGRPLKLIFVIDEVRQISADDETKTQSPQPVPGEPLKLKLEKPPK is encoded by the coding sequence ATGCGGCAATTGATCCCCCCCCAATTCTCCTCGCTTCGTCAGGTTTTCCCCGTTCCGCCGAGCGACGCAGACAGCGAACGGTTAGATCGGGAATTTGAGATCGACGGAAGTTGGAATACGAACTACATCGTTTTGTTGGTGAGTTCGTGCGCGATTGCGACGTTTGGACTGATTAGCAATAGCACCGCAGTGATTATTGGAGCGATGTTAGTTGCGCCGTTGATGTTACCGTTGCGCGCTTTAGCTTTTGCTGCGCTGGAAGGGAATTTAAGATTATTTCGCAAAGCCGCGATCGCGATTGTAGCAGGAACTGCGATCTCAATTTTACTCTCTGGTTTGATCGGCGCGATCGCGAACATCCCCACTTTTGGCTCGGAAATCACCTCCCGAACCCAACCCAACTTAGTCGATTTAGGGATCGCCGTTGCCGCTGGAGGGATTAGCGGTTTTGCCAAAATTCGCAAAGGAATTAGCGACGCACTCGCAGGAACGGCAATTTCTGTGGCACTAATGCCACCCCTGTGCGTTGTCGGTTTGGCATTTTCCCAAAAAGTTTGGTCTTTTAGCCAAGGAGCCTTCCTCCTCTATCTCACCAACCTCCTGGGTATTACTGTCGCCTGTATGACTGTCTTTACCTGGTTTGGTTATACCAAAGCCAATCGTTCTTTTGGGTTAGCGCTCGCCTTCACTGGGGTGTTATTCCTTCCCCTCGGTGCCAATTTCCTACAACTCCTGCAACAGGCAAGATTACAAGCCGCAATTGAAAAAACGCTCCGCAACAAAACCGTTACGATTTCCCAAGAAGGTGTTGAGCTAGTAGACAAGCGAGTGAATTGGTCTGCTAAACCCGTACCAATTATCTACCTTCTGATCGATCTCGATGCAACAGACTCAGATGATGCGCCAGAAATTACGCCTAGACAAGTGGGATTGGTACAAGAGTTGATCGTTCAAGAAATGGGACGACCCTTAAAACTCATTTTCGTCATTGATGAGGTTAGGCAAATTTCGGCGGATGATGAAACCAAAACCCAATCTCCCCAACCAGTTCCTGGAGAACCCCTTAAGCTTAAGCTCGAAAAACCGCCTAAGTGA
- a CDS encoding response regulator — MSHHVLVVDDSPSQREMIAALLRDSGMVVAVASNGEEAFSYLQSKLPDLVITDVVMPQMNGYEFCRKLKNNPATGHIPVLMCTSKGEEFDRYWGMKQGADAYIAKPFKPDELRITVRKLLQQE, encoded by the coding sequence ATGAGTCATCATGTTCTGGTTGTCGATGACAGTCCCTCCCAAAGAGAGATGATCGCCGCCCTACTCAGAGATAGCGGAATGGTTGTAGCAGTCGCAAGTAATGGCGAGGAAGCGTTTTCCTATCTCCAGTCGAAGTTACCAGATTTGGTGATTACTGATGTTGTAATGCCTCAGATGAACGGTTATGAGTTTTGTCGCAAGCTGAAGAACAATCCAGCAACCGGTCATATCCCCGTTTTGATGTGTACGAGCAAAGGGGAAGAGTTTGACCGCTATTGGGGAATGAAACAAGGTGCGGATGCTTATATTGCGAAACCTTTTAAGCCAGATGAATTAAGGATTACGGTGCGGAAGTTGCTCCAACAGGAGTAG
- a CDS encoding transglycosylase domain-containing protein — MSKFIRNPKDRENQADRLNSGELETNSSNIESNSGELEKDAGTSQENPKTLVQNPAVTSEPSPEAAGEIQNASEPPKKLRRRSTPPYQVLARRLGLSLLFLFGEYKIHRRLWFWLLLGAGGGAIALGVGWQKLEASLPTSAEELSTFAREGTITIKAVDGSAIQEMGPVSHEVLDIKQIPDTLTEAFIAIEDRRFPKHGGVDYWGVVRAAVANLRAGDVVEGGSTITQQLARIVFLNQERRIWRKLREVRLAQKIENQYSKDEILEYYLNLVYLGSGAYGVADASWIYFGKPVRDLTIAEAATIAGITPAPSNYSPLENKEKALKRRNLVLERMEKEEFITPAQAKAAIASPLIVDPKQPKRLSRTDPYFADYIQKELPKYLSPQQLNAGGIVVETTLHPSWQNAAEKAVEQGIETYGSYQNFTQAALVAIDPRNGEIRAMVGGKDYSDKDENGQFNRVTQAQRQPGSTFKTFVYATAIAAGFSPYRGLRDDPYTVDGYTPKNYDDDYRGWISLKDALVYSRNIPAVRTLIQVGWDPTIKIAEKMGVESELKSTYSLALGASEVNLLELTSAYGTLANKGVYWKPHGIRRIINRDGEVIYHNDFKSEKALDEDSTAIMTWILRGVITQGTGKAAQIGRPAAGKTGTTDESRDLWFVGYVPQLVAGVWLGNDDNDPTWGTSSSAAAVWRKFMVNAIEWLPEEDFPKRPDKVEGREGSIKAKPIKPKRAYYKKKKRSNSESSGSSSGSRRRRSRSSGGNSGSSSGSRSRSSGNRSSGSRSSGSSGSRSSGSRNRSSSPSRSSSPPRQRSAPAPAPRQSAPPPKAAPPAPAPAPAPAPIPEIKKPKKAPPSAPAPAQPAPSE; from the coding sequence GTGTCAAAGTTCATCCGCAACCCAAAAGATCGGGAAAATCAAGCCGATCGCCTAAATTCTGGTGAGTTAGAGACAAATTCTAGCAACATCGAATCCAATTCTGGCGAGTTAGAAAAAGATGCTGGCACGTCCCAGGAGAACCCAAAGACGTTGGTGCAAAACCCAGCAGTCACTTCTGAACCCAGCCCAGAAGCGGCAGGGGAGATTCAAAACGCTTCAGAACCCCCCAAAAAACTTCGGCGCAGATCTACCCCACCCTACCAAGTACTGGCTCGTCGCTTAGGATTGTCGCTGCTGTTTTTGTTTGGCGAGTACAAAATTCATCGGCGGTTGTGGTTTTGGCTGCTGTTGGGTGCGGGAGGCGGCGCGATCGCGCTGGGAGTCGGTTGGCAGAAATTAGAAGCGAGTTTGCCCACCTCAGCAGAAGAATTAAGCACTTTCGCTCGCGAAGGGACGATAACCATTAAAGCAGTGGATGGTTCGGCAATTCAAGAAATGGGCCCGGTGAGCCACGAAGTTCTAGATATCAAACAAATTCCCGACACCCTCACTGAAGCCTTTATTGCCATTGAGGATCGGCGCTTCCCAAAGCATGGCGGCGTTGACTATTGGGGAGTCGTGCGGGCAGCAGTGGCTAACCTGAGAGCGGGGGATGTGGTTGAAGGGGGAAGTACGATTACGCAACAGCTCGCTCGAATCGTCTTTCTCAACCAGGAGCGTCGGATTTGGCGAAAACTTCGGGAAGTTCGCCTCGCTCAAAAAATCGAGAATCAATACTCCAAAGATGAGATTCTGGAATACTACCTGAATTTGGTGTATTTGGGTTCGGGAGCCTATGGAGTAGCGGATGCCTCGTGGATTTATTTTGGCAAACCCGTTCGGGATCTCACGATTGCTGAGGCGGCGACGATTGCAGGAATTACGCCAGCACCCAGTAACTACTCTCCCCTGGAGAATAAGGAAAAAGCCCTGAAACGGCGCAATCTGGTGTTAGAGCGAATGGAAAAAGAAGAGTTTATCACCCCCGCTCAAGCCAAAGCCGCGATCGCGTCCCCTTTAATTGTCGATCCCAAACAGCCGAAACGCCTCTCCCGTACAGACCCCTACTTCGCCGATTATATTCAAAAAGAACTGCCCAAATACCTCTCGCCCCAACAACTCAATGCCGGGGGAATTGTGGTCGAGACAACGCTGCACCCCAGTTGGCAAAATGCGGCGGAAAAAGCCGTCGAACAGGGAATTGAAACCTACGGCAGCTACCAGAACTTCACCCAAGCCGCCCTGGTGGCAATCGATCCTCGCAACGGAGAGATTCGAGCAATGGTGGGGGGAAAAGACTATTCCGATAAAGACGAAAACGGACAATTCAATCGCGTTACCCAGGCGCAACGCCAGCCCGGTTCGACCTTTAAGACCTTTGTTTATGCTACCGCGATCGCGGCAGGATTTTCCCCCTACCGTGGACTGCGCGACGATCCCTACACCGTTGATGGTTACACGCCCAAAAATTACGACGACGATTATCGGGGATGGATTTCTCTCAAAGATGCGCTCGTTTATTCCCGCAACATTCCCGCCGTGCGGACGCTGATTCAGGTCGGTTGGGATCCAACGATTAAAATAGCCGAAAAAATGGGGGTTGAGTCCGAACTCAAATCCACCTACTCTCTCGCCCTCGGTGCGTCGGAGGTCAATTTACTCGAACTCACCAGCGCCTATGGAACCCTTGCCAATAAAGGCGTTTATTGGAAACCTCACGGCATTCGTCGCATTATCAATCGCGACGGCGAAGTCATTTACCACAATGACTTCAAATCAGAAAAGGCGCTAGATGAAGACTCTACGGCAATCATGACCTGGATTCTGCGCGGCGTTATTACCCAAGGAACGGGAAAGGCGGCTCAAATCGGGCGACCTGCTGCGGGAAAAACAGGCACAACAGACGAATCGCGCGACCTTTGGTTTGTGGGCTACGTCCCACAATTGGTGGCTGGGGTTTGGTTGGGAAATGATGACAACGATCCCACCTGGGGAACAAGTAGCTCGGCGGCGGCAGTTTGGCGCAAATTCATGGTGAATGCAATCGAGTGGCTGCCAGAAGAAGACTTTCCCAAACGTCCCGATAAAGTAGAAGGGCGCGAAGGTTCGATTAAAGCGAAGCCAATCAAACCCAAGCGAGCTTACTACAAAAAGAAAAAGCGTTCTAATTCAGAGAGTAGCGGCTCGAGCAGTGGAAGTCGCCGCCGCCGTTCCCGTAGTTCTGGCGGAAATTCCGGTAGCAGTAGCGGGAGTCGTAGTCGCAGTAGTGGAAATCGCAGTAGCGGCAGTCGCAGTAGTGGCAGTAGCGGGAGTCGTAGTAGCGGTAGCCGGAATCGCAGCTCTAGTCCATCAAGAAGCAGTTCTCCCCCCAGACAGCGCTCTGCACCCGCACCCGCACCTCGGCAGTCTGCACCGCCTCCTAAAGCGGCTCCTCCTGCTCCTGCACCCGCACCTGCACCGGCTCCCATTCCAGAGATCAAAAAACCGAAAAAAGCTCCTCCTTCTGCCCCTGCCCCTGCTCAACCCGCACCTTCGGAGTAA
- a CDS encoding glutamate-5-semialdehyde dehydrogenase: MVSDNYDSSERTLAVIQRTYHASLELATLKGNDRNRGILAMAKALENSREEILEANTLDLEMSREMAVPDLILEWLKLTPERLQAAIQILRRLSELSDPSLRVMNAPYQLERSQTYCQLMPLGVIALIYEAFPELGAIAAGLCIKTGNSLILRGSSEASHSNTAIQQALHAALEEADLPSGCLEMLHADQGSSIKDLVTQDQYLNLVIPYGRPSLVKQVMSCATAPVLKSAMGNCYLYWSESGDLDMARWMIIDSHASEPDPVNAVEKVLISQQQKPTTVNRLLSSLQEQGFELRGDALTVEAYPDRLSLADESEWSTSYLDKIVAFKFVEGIDRAIAWMNRYSSSHADCLVTESYHESRQFAQKIDSALVYINTTPRFSRHPQRGDSIFLGMSNQKGHRRGLVGLETLTTLKQVVQGDRRF; encoded by the coding sequence ATGGTATCTGACAATTACGACTCTTCCGAGCGCACCCTCGCGGTTATTCAGCGCACTTACCACGCCTCCTTAGAATTAGCAACGCTCAAAGGAAACGATCGCAATCGCGGCATCCTGGCAATGGCAAAGGCTTTAGAGAATTCGCGAGAAGAAATCTTAGAAGCCAATACTTTGGATTTGGAAATGAGTCGGGAAATGGCGGTTCCCGACCTGATTTTAGAGTGGTTGAAACTGACCCCCGAACGACTCCAAGCCGCCATCCAAATTCTGCGTCGCCTGAGCGAGTTGTCGGACCCCAGCCTGCGGGTGATGAATGCGCCTTACCAACTGGAACGCTCGCAAACTTACTGTCAATTGATGCCTTTGGGGGTGATTGCCCTGATTTATGAAGCTTTTCCCGAACTGGGCGCGATCGCGGCAGGTTTATGCATTAAAACCGGAAATAGCTTGATCTTACGCGGCAGTAGCGAAGCGAGTCATTCTAACACCGCAATTCAACAAGCCTTACACGCTGCTCTAGAGGAGGCAGATTTGCCCAGTGGCTGTCTGGAAATGCTTCACGCCGACCAAGGCTCGTCCATTAAAGACCTCGTAACCCAAGATCAGTATCTCAACTTGGTTATTCCCTACGGTCGTCCTAGCTTGGTCAAACAAGTAATGAGTTGCGCAACCGCTCCCGTCCTCAAATCTGCAATGGGTAATTGCTATCTGTATTGGTCGGAAAGTGGGGATTTGGATATGGCGCGTTGGATGATTATTGACAGCCACGCCAGCGAACCCGACCCGGTTAATGCGGTCGAAAAGGTTTTGATCTCCCAGCAACAAAAACCCACAACCGTGAACCGACTGTTGAGTAGTTTGCAGGAACAGGGATTTGAGCTGCGCGGCGACGCACTGACCGTCGAAGCCTATCCCGACCGCTTGAGTTTAGCGGATGAGAGCGAATGGAGTACGTCCTATTTGGATAAGATTGTGGCGTTTAAATTTGTCGAAGGAATCGATCGCGCGATCGCGTGGATGAATCGCTACAGCAGCAGCCATGCCGACTGTTTGGTCACCGAATCCTACCATGAGAGCCGTCAGTTCGCCCAAAAAATTGATAGCGCTTTGGTCTATATCAACACAACGCCGCGCTTTTCTCGCCACCCCCAACGGGGCGATTCGATTTTTTTAGGAATGTCCAATCAAAAAGGTCACCGTCGCGGTTTGGTGGGTTTAGAAACCCTCACGACTCTCAAGCAAGTCGTTCAAGGCGATCGCCGATTCTAA
- a CDS encoding M20 metallopeptidase family protein has translation MISTIPTPNAVNLSQIRLDIRTLQEQLVQWRRHLHQRPELGFKEKLTAEFIHSKLREWGIDHQTEIAKTGIVATIEGKQPGKVLAIRADMDALPIQEANDVSYRSQHDGIMHACGHDGHTAIALGTAYYLSQHRNTFNGTIKIIFQPAEEGPGGAKPMIEAGVLKNPDVDAIIGLHLWNNLSLGQIGVRTGALMAAVELFRCTIFGKGGHGAMPHQTTDSVLLGAQVVNALQTIVARNVSPIDSAVVTVGEFHAGTAHNVIADTAWMSGTARYFNPELETYIGKRVEQIIAGICQSHGATYELDYWQLYPPVINDAQIAELVRSVATEVVETPLGVVPECQTMGGEDMSFFLQEVPGCYFFVGSANPAKDLAYPHHHPRFNFDETALGMGVELFVRCVEKFCR, from the coding sequence ATGATTTCTACAATTCCAACGCCGAATGCGGTCAATCTTTCGCAAATTCGCTTAGACATTCGCACCCTACAAGAGCAACTCGTTCAGTGGCGCAGACACCTCCATCAACGTCCCGAACTGGGTTTCAAAGAAAAACTCACCGCCGAGTTCATCCACAGTAAGTTACGGGAATGGGGAATTGACCATCAAACCGAAATTGCAAAAACCGGAATTGTCGCCACCATTGAAGGGAAGCAACCGGGAAAAGTCCTCGCCATTCGCGCCGATATGGATGCTTTACCCATTCAGGAAGCCAATGACGTGTCGTACCGCTCGCAACACGACGGAATCATGCACGCTTGCGGTCATGACGGACATACCGCGATCGCGCTCGGTACTGCCTATTATCTCTCTCAACACCGCAATACCTTCAATGGAACCATAAAAATTATTTTTCAACCCGCCGAAGAAGGGCCTGGCGGCGCAAAACCAATGATCGAAGCGGGCGTTCTAAAAAATCCCGATGTGGATGCCATCATCGGACTGCACCTATGGAATAACTTATCCTTGGGGCAAATTGGCGTGCGAACCGGGGCGTTAATGGCTGCGGTAGAACTGTTCCGATGTACGATTTTCGGCAAGGGGGGACACGGCGCAATGCCCCACCAAACGACCGATTCCGTCCTCCTAGGCGCTCAAGTCGTCAATGCCCTACAAACCATTGTCGCTCGTAATGTCAGCCCTATCGACTCTGCGGTGGTTACTGTGGGCGAATTCCACGCGGGAACCGCCCATAATGTCATTGCCGATACTGCTTGGATGAGTGGAACCGCACGCTACTTTAACCCAGAACTCGAAACTTATATTGGCAAGCGCGTCGAGCAAATTATTGCGGGAATTTGCCAAAGTCACGGCGCAACCTACGAGTTGGATTATTGGCAACTCTATCCCCCCGTCATTAATGATGCACAGATTGCGGAATTGGTGCGTTCTGTGGCAACGGAGGTGGTAGAAACGCCTTTGGGGGTCGTTCCGGAATGCCAGACAATGGGGGGCGAAGATATGTCCTTTTTCCTGCAAGAAGTGCCGGGGTGTTATTTCTTTGTGGGTTCTGCCAATCCGGCAAAAGATTTAGCCTATCCCCACCACCATCCCCGTTTTAATTTCGATGAAACGGCGTTAGGAATGGGCGTAGAGCTATTTGTGCGTTGCGTGGAAAAGTTTTGTAGATAG
- the lnt gene encoding apolipoprotein N-acyltransferase gives MRSRFKLFSPKTPLVIAFLSGIVMGLTLAPVGLFPLAWTALVPLWVLVANASTQKAIRYGLAWGFGYHGFALFWVTGIHPMTWLGVPWAFSLAIALFCWLFVTLWGAVLVAVWAAAISKSRVFDAIAQLKKSQKTTHFQLSISLFRILWGVALWCALEALWSASPLWWTSLSLTQSPHNLAILQFAQLSGYTTAIAAIVAVNGLVAEGLIASIAMRVRVTRLLWSLTLILWAGLHGMGLVLYNRPLVNEKPLQVGIIQGNIPNDIKLFATGLQKSIQNYTEGYERLVQQKVDVVLTPEGAIPLMLASLPETALYQALLQHKTPIWLGTYRKKAVEGKKSSYTNSLVTLTGKGQAFSQFDKVKLVPLGEYIPFEPILGKIIDRLSPLEAHQIAGDPHQVFDTPFGRAIVGICYESTFAEHFRDQAARGGEFMITASNNAHYNAAMPAQHHAQDVLRAIETDRWAARATNTGYSGIVDPRGRTLWQSEIDTYEIHAATIYRRETQTLYVRWGNWLMWSLLGLSAIAGLGLFLLKP, from the coding sequence ATGCGATCGCGCTTCAAATTATTTTCTCCCAAAACTCCCCTTGTGATTGCATTCCTGAGCGGAATTGTCATGGGATTGACTCTTGCACCCGTAGGGCTGTTTCCTTTGGCTTGGACGGCTTTAGTTCCCCTGTGGGTTCTGGTGGCGAACGCATCGACCCAAAAAGCGATACGCTATGGTCTAGCTTGGGGCTTCGGTTACCACGGTTTCGCCCTTTTTTGGGTGACGGGAATCCACCCCATGACGTGGCTTGGAGTGCCTTGGGCGTTCAGTCTCGCGATCGCGCTTTTTTGTTGGCTTTTTGTCACCCTTTGGGGCGCTGTTTTAGTGGCGGTTTGGGCAGCCGCGATCTCGAAGAGCCGCGTCTTCGACGCGATCGCGCAGCTTAAAAAATCACAAAAAACCACCCATTTTCAACTCTCCATTTCCCTCTTCCGCATCCTTTGGGGCGTTGCCCTCTGGTGCGCCCTAGAAGCGCTGTGGAGCGCTTCTCCTCTGTGGTGGACATCTCTTTCTCTCACCCAGAGTCCCCATAACTTGGCAATTCTACAATTTGCCCAACTATCGGGTTATACAACGGCGATCGCTGCCATTGTTGCCGTGAATGGTTTAGTGGCTGAGGGATTAATCGCTTCGATCGCGATGAGGGTCAGAGTAACCCGTTTGTTATGGAGTTTAACCCTCATTCTCTGGGCGGGTTTGCACGGCATGGGACTGGTTCTATATAATCGCCCGTTGGTTAACGAAAAACCGCTACAGGTTGGGATTATTCAAGGCAATATTCCTAATGATATTAAGCTGTTTGCAACAGGGCTACAGAAGTCCATTCAAAACTATACAGAAGGTTACGAGCGCTTAGTTCAGCAAAAAGTTGATGTGGTTTTGACCCCCGAAGGTGCAATTCCCCTCATGTTGGCATCGTTACCGGAAACGGCTCTTTATCAGGCTCTTTTGCAACACAAAACTCCCATTTGGCTGGGAACTTATCGAAAGAAAGCGGTTGAGGGTAAAAAATCCAGCTATACCAATAGCCTTGTTACTCTGACAGGAAAGGGTCAAGCATTTAGCCAGTTTGATAAAGTCAAACTCGTGCCTTTAGGGGAATACATTCCCTTCGAGCCAATTTTAGGCAAAATCATCGACCGTCTCTCTCCTCTCGAAGCCCATCAAATTGCAGGAGATCCTCATCAAGTATTCGATACGCCCTTTGGACGAGCGATTGTGGGGATTTGTTATGAGTCTACCTTTGCGGAGCATTTTCGCGATCAAGCGGCTCGAGGAGGCGAGTTTATGATTACCGCATCGAATAACGCTCACTATAACGCTGCGATGCCTGCCCAACACCACGCCCAGGATGTGCTACGGGCGATTGAAACGGATCGCTGGGCGGCGCGAGCGACCAATACGGGCTATTCTGGCATTGTCGATCCTCGCGGTCGCACCCTTTGGCAATCGGAGATCGATACCTACGAAATTCACGCCGCCACCATTTATCGCCGAGAGACTCAAACCCTATACGTGCGTTGGGGGAATTGGTTGATGTGGAGTTTGTTAGGGTTGAGCGCGATCGCGGGTCTTGGACTTTTTCTGCTCAAACCCTAA